Genomic DNA from Hordeum vulgare subsp. vulgare chromosome 2H, MorexV3_pseudomolecules_assembly, whole genome shotgun sequence:
AGGaccagcacttccttcacaaacccgATACCTTCCCTCTCTATACCAAGAGACTACCTCGGAGATGGCACGGTTTACAAGCGGCCTCATGTGAGGTCTATTCGAAACGCTCCCAAACTTTTACCACACCCTACAAGGGCCATGTGATGATGATGTGCCAGATCCCGTGATTTTCTGGCATCATACGATTATTCGTGGATTCAAACTGTTGGACGAGTCATGTCGTCGAAGTAATTTCGCCCCGTGACGGTCGGAACTGCCCCTCCCTCGTGTGCAAAAGGAAGACGCATGTCGCTAATACATCATATAGGATTTCCCATGCCGTTTGTGGGAATAatttcatgtgtcgccttgcagatctgcaatttccggCATTGAAACACTAGaaatgcaataaatgtctcaaatattgcaGGCGGTCAGAAAAATGCAGGGGCCTGACACGTCTCATTCAATGGTCTCCTTTGAGAGCACCGAAAATTTTGAGTCCAATGGAGCAGCAGGACCAACACTTCCTTTACAAACATGTTCTTTTTTATAAATACTTCATTGTATGTTAACTCTTGGTTGTGATGGTGTGATAAAACCTGAATCGCATATGTACTGTTGTTGAGTTTATCGGACGTTAATAGATATTTTCCCCTTTTCTTACTAAACACAACCAATCAATATCAATGATGGGATTATACATGCTGGTGGTTTCAAATATTTCCAGAGAACACGGAACCCAAAAATGGGAACAAAAATAAAATCCACAGAAGAGCTGCCAAATTCATTGATCAGAAGAGCTGCcaaattttaaaatattttttcaccATGTTCTTGTCTCTGTAAAAAAAAAATTCGAATGTCGACAGGAGAGCTGCCAAATTCATTGATCAGAAGAAGATATTACAAGAACTGGACTGCTCAGTTTATTGCAGAAAACCGGGCAAAAACCATAGCAACGTCTAACTAGACTAGACCTAGAGCACCACAAGACATACAAGACGCCGGAAGGCGAAACCCCACAACACACCTGGTCGGGCACTCGAGCGTCTTCGCTGCTACGAGAGTGCACACCAACAACCGTCGTATCATACTAGGCAGCCGCGAGCATATCCGCAGACCTCGAGAACATCGGAGAGGAATGATAGGTCCGAAAGAGCAAAAACCTATGCCCCACCAATCTCCCGAGCCAAGCCGACATAGCTCGCCCGACGCAATTGCATGTGAAGGATGCTCCTGTTGCTCACCTCATCGACCAAAACAGCCTGCTCCAAACAAAAGCACCACCAAAGACTCCACACACTTCCAAACGTTGCCTGCTCCTGTTGTCTATGTAATTTTAATTTCCGTATTTACACTGTTCATTGCAGTCACGTCCCACCACTGAAGTCAGAAAATATTATCTGATTCCCGATTTGGCTACGGGATAAGGAGTGGACCATCTTGATGCGTATTCTGAATTTAGACCGGTGACTGGAGATGGGGACTGTTTCTACAGGAGCTTCGTATTTTGCTACCTTGTAATCGACTAATTGTTCTTCTCTCTTTTCCTACTAATAGGATATAGATTTACTTATTTAATGTTCTCTGTCTATGCAAATGTACAACATGAGCAAGTTCTTGATAGACAGGACACACTTGAGGAACACCGCCTCCTTGATGCTGTTAAAAGAGTGTCTTTGCAACATGCAGATTTTAGATGGGCCTCTGAATTTCCCAGGAGCTACAGAGTAAGTTCTTGCCTTCTCCATATCTATTTTTCCTTCGATAAACATGCCTGTAAGAGTTGATTCTCTTCAGGTTACAGTACACTTCAAGCTGGATCTGGCATCTCACTATCTTCGTTTGTCATTTGCAGGGATGCACAATTTCTTATAGTAGTGGCATGCCATTGCAGTTTTACATTGTTGGCACAAACTCAGATTTTAAGTTTATTGTGATGTTAACAACCTGATTGTAATAACGACCTTGAGAGAAATTTACTTACAAGAACAATGGCAATATAAcgaggaaataatacatttttattCTAGGTGAGTTCTACAACAATATGCACCTGCTGGTTATTATTTAGTCATCTCATTATTTTGTTCCTATGCTATAGTGTATGCTTAATGACTTACACTTCTCACGCGAGTTGTATTAGCTGTGTTCTTTCTTATCTTGGTATGGATCAatattatgtatgtattatggggTGGGAGACGGACATACCCGCGTAGGGATCCACCTAGGACCGAGCCTATTCCACCGCTGCAAGACGCTCAAGCTGGGACGGGGCCTATGGCAAACACGGATGGTGAAGCCATTACTTCCGCATCTCTGACGGGAACAACCATGGAAGCGGTTCGTGCTCTCGCGGGGGTGAAAGTGAATTTTGTAAAGGAAGCTGCTACTCGGGATATGGTGTCGGACAAAGCAAGCGATAAGTCTGATGGTGAGAGAGCTATGAAGTGGGCTcggaaaaaagaaaagatgacATGTTACCGATGCGGAGGACGGGGGCATTTTGTGGCTGAGTGCTCGGTTGAGTTATGCGACATTTGCCGTAAGCCGAGGCATGAGACGGGAGAGTGCCCCTTACTCTTGGGGCCGAAGCCAGTGGTGACTATTTATGGGGCTTGCTGCTCGGAGCTTATGTTCTTTGAGTCTCCTCGCTCTACTTCAACTACACCAACTCCGGAGAGTTCCCGGACGGGTGTTGTTCGGGTGACCCGTGGAACGATGACTATGGACCAGGTTGTTCAACGCATGTGCGAGTTGGTGTCTGCGAGCTTCCGGTGGGATCCGGTCAGAATGGACGAGCATTCTTTCAGGATGGACTTTCTTACTAAGGAAGATCTTGCGAGACTGCTGAAGTTTGGGATGAACAGGGTTCCAAACAGCAACTGCGTTCTTGAGATTGATGCTTGGACTCAGAAGGAGCCCGAGGGAACTCCATTATCTAAGCTTTGGGTCAGGTTTCTTGGAGCTCCATGTGCGGCTATAGATGATTTTATGGTAACTTGGAGTCTTGGTTCTCTGATTGGAAAAACAGAGAAGGTGGATATGCCTTTCACGCGTGCGCAGAGAGTGGCTCGCCTGTTTGTTAGTGTGGTTAGCATCGAGCATATTCCAGACATGATGAGGTGGACTTATGATGGCAGGAGCTTTGACTTGGATAATGAGATACAAGAGAGTCAGCACTTTCAGGAGTTGGCTCGGCACACCGATATGGATACTGAAGATGGTCAAAGTGGAGATAGGAACCAGGATAAGGGTTCGGATCACAGGGATGCTCCAGATAGAGTCCGACACCAGAGGCCAAGTCAGATGAGACGGCTGCTGTGAAGGAGAAGACACCTGTAGCCACCTCGACGCATCAGCTCAGGTTTGGGTCATTTGAGTATTCTTCGGCCCCGGGCCGACTTTGGGGTGTCAGGGCGGAGTCGGATGATCAGGTGGAGCAGGAGCTACCACCACTATCACCACCAGTCACTCTGAGTGCGGTGGGGGTGATGTCGCCAGCTGCGAGACCCGCATCGTAGGAGTGCTCAACGAGCGACGCCAAGTGCTCCCACTCAGCCGAGTAGCCTGCCCCCACTCAGCCAAATCTGTTGTATATTTTTCAAATACCAACTCAAAAGAAGCAGCTCAACGCATAAATTCTCATCCACTGAAGCCTACGGCCCAACGCAAGTATGCATTATGCACGTTGCCTAACCGTCAATTGCCACATTAAACCTAGATGGTAGACACACACCTCACGCCATCACGTGTGCAGCCAGACGGAAGCACTTACTTCGCCTCTCATGCCATCGCAAAGTCGCCGGCAGTATCCGACGATCCCTCGCATCGCCGTGGCCTTGCATGACAATGTCGAAGCGGTAGCACAACTCCGTCGCCAAACAGGGACCCCAATTTCACCATTCCCTAATTCTATTTGACATTAAGGTAGGACCTATAAATCATCTAGTgttttctttttgattttttttgttcgTTTGTGATTTCTGTGTTAGAAATCATTAACTTATATGTGTATAATCTATCGATTTAGGTGATTAGGTCGGTTCAAACATTATTTTCTATAATAACATATAAATTTATTATGCAATTTTGTACTTACAATCAGTGGCTAGTCCTGACTAAATACTTAAATTTAATTTGGATAATATATTTCTACTTCCGACTTCCAAGCACACTTTATCTTCATGTACCAGATAATTCATGTAACATTTTAGTTTTTAGTACTTGATGATTTTATGAATAATAGCCTTATCCGCTTTGTCGAGAAAGAATTGGTTATTTTTTTAATGATGAGGTAGTTATATGTTTTCATGCGGTGAGAGATCGCCATGGCATGAAATGGAAGGTAATGCGCTAAAGCttttttttttctaatttttagTACCGCCCTTCATCAATGTTTACATACTTCCTCGATTTAATAATGTCTTTTTTTTAGATTGAAGGTTTGATTGTTACAACAATGTGCCGATGTTCTTTTATGCaactttagaacaatattttgtCATATTGACGCAATTAAATGGTTAGTTTTCTCCCACTTTTCAATTACATGTGTGGAATGAAGTGATTACACCCATGTTTTAGTTTATGTACAATCTTTTGCCCTGTTGGTTCATGACTATGGTTATGAATTTTGAACCCCATAATTTTTTTTCCTGGGTCCGTCCctgttagtggtgtcatgtgaacgtcaattacatgacacttcaccatgttatggactTAAGAGAAGTCATTGTAaaataacaagtagatgatgagttgcgaGATTGATAGAatgttaaaccctagtttatgcgttgttttatgaggggctgatttggtccatacgtttaatgttatggttagatttatcttcatTTTTTtccgtagttacggatgcttctTCATATATGTGATGGTTATAGTTAGCTAGCCCAGTTGAGTCCTTATTTCCTGCATATATCTGATGGTCATAGTTAGCTAGCCTGGTTGAGTCCTCTGCTTTTGCATATATCACAAAACTTGGTAGTTAGCCAAATAGAAGCCCACACACATTTTTTTACGGGTAACCAACACACATATACGACACAGTTGCAGCATAGAAAATGCTCAATGTGCCTGCAACAATGAGAACGGATAAAGGACAATAATTTTGAACTATTATAACATAAAAATATAGTTCTTAAGGTAAGTCGACTACTTAACAAATACAAACCAGTAATATTTACTTAGAATCACTCATGATAACATCTTCAAAATTGGCCACAGAGGAAGATACATGGCAGATGTTGGCATGCTTTCCCAAATGCGAGATTCAGTATCTGCCAATAGTTACtctcagtttttttttttttttggcatGTAATCTGGTTCAACAAGTCATTCCATGAGCTTCTCTTATTCTAATGTATGTATAAAGGTACAATGCAACAAGTATGAACACCCACGTCTTGGATCTATATATGTGTAGCCTTGGAGCATACATGAGGAATGGCCCTGAGCAGTAGGTCAGACCTTCTACGGACAGTGAACCCGAATTTCTCAGACATATCAAGTGACATTGAGTTGGCATCGTCAGGAAGCATCCAGTCAAAGTGATAGAGAAAGTTTACCAAGGTAATCACCAAAATTGATGATGCGAATGCTATTCCAGGGCATTGTCGTCGCCCACCTCCGAAAGGAGTGAATTCAAAACTTGTCCCGTTATAATCCACATTGTTGTTCTCAAATCTCTCTGGATTAAATTCTTCTGGATTGCTCCAATACCGACGGTCCCGGGAAATTGCGAAGACATTGATGTATATGTTGGTATCTTTAAGGATGTCATAACCCATAATTTTGCAGTCCTCTCTAGTCTTGCGGGGGAGTAAAGCGGCAGGTGGATGCAATCTAAGAACCTCCTTGATGACCATCTGCATGTAGTGAAGTTCTGCAAGATCACTATTGCTAATGATAGCTCGGCCTTGACCTAGTACATCTCGAACCTCTAATTGTGCCTTAGTCATAACTTCAGGATGACTTATTAGTTCTGACATGGCCCACTCCAAAGTGGTTCCTGTGGTCTCTGAGGCAGCTGCAAACATATCCTGAAAATAGTAATGTTGtgagatatatatataattaAATAATATCTAAATTTTCGAAACAAACGCTACTGTTGTTATTccggacggaggaagtagatGCAAACGATAAAAAAATGACTGAAAAGAAAATACTCACGAACAAGACGGTGACTATAATCTCTCTGGTTAGAGGGTACGTCGAGTCCTCCCCTTGCAGCCTGAGCAGCACGTCGAGCAGGTCCTCATCGTCGGCGTTGCATGCGCCGTGACCGGCTGCTCGCGCCACCTTGCGCTCGTCAATGATCTCGGTGATGATGTGCTCAATGAGGTCCCGGATTCTCTTTATGCGGCGCTCGCCATTGCTGAGCCCCCGCACAAGTCGAGACGACGGGAAGAGGTCGACCAGGCAGAAGCCCCCCAGCTGGTCCATGATTTGGTCCATTGCGTGGAGGAACTCCTCCTGCCGTGTGAACTTACCGCCGAACGCCGCCTGCGCCACCACATTGTTGCCAAGCACCGCAAACATCTCGCTGAGGTTGGCGGTGGCGCCCGCAGCCGTGGTCCTGATAATGGAGCGGAGGAGGCTGCCCACCTCCTCCGCCCTGATGCACTCCATGCGCTTCACTTGCCTGGAACTGAGGAGCTCCACAATGCAGAGCTTGCGCATCTGGCGCCAGTGGTCACCGTAGGGGGCGAAGATGATGCCCTTACCGCCGAAGCCAATGATCTCCTGTAGCTCGGTGGTCTGCCGGTTCGAGAAGGCGATGTCGTTTGTCTTCATTACCTGCGCCACCGCCTCGGCGCTGGAGACCACCACCGTGGGGACCTCGCCTAGCTTGAGGAGCAACAGTGGCCCATGCCGGCGACACAGATCGGTGATGGAGCGGTGAGGGAGCGTGCCGAGGACGTGGTGGAGGCTGCCGATGATCGGGAGAGTCCATGGCCCGGGAGGCAAGTGCTTCTTGGGCTTGCTCTTGCCGCCGGAAAACCAAAGGGCCAGTAACGTGGATATGGCTATGCAACATAAGGTTAACCAACTCTCCATGGCAGGCAGCTGAGTACAAAACATGACAAGAATACACTCGGATATATAGCCGGGCTAGGTCCTGGACTCCTGGTGCAGAGAACATGACCGCAAGCCCGCCGGGCCTTAGCCGCCGCTCAGGATGAGTATGGGTACTACTACTAACCCCTCTCACGCTCCCTTGGAGGACCATTTGCCTCACTTGGTCAGAGGTCCAAGGTTGCCTGATGGAGCACGTTATCGCAGACATTGGCGTCACACGAGAACAGTCAAGAAAACAACAAACACATCAATACTAGGATTTATGACACATTGTCCGGATTTGCCACCACATTCCTCGGTCGACCCAAATATCTACAGTTTCCTTTCAATTTTCCCAATCTCTTccttcctaataataaagcaaataggatTTCTGGCCATCCGtcatggcatttttgcaaaaagaCCCTTCCGTTTTCTGTTAATAAACCCGCAGTCCTTTCTTTAATGAGGAAAACGTTTCACTTTTATGATTAAGACCCTATATGTTTTCTGAGGCGAGGAGCCAGATCCAATCGGCGGCTACGTGGTAAACTTCGGCTAGGCGGCTCGGCTCGTCGGCGCAGAAGGTGCCCGCCTCATTGGCCGGCGGCCATCTCGAAATCCCCCCGCCTCCGTCCCTCCCGGCCTCTCCAGGACGGCGTCAACGCGAGCGAACACATCTCCTCCGCCTCGCTCGCAGCGGCCGTCAGCGCCGACGGCCAGGAATGAGGAATGGCCCAAGGTGTCGTGGCGGAGGCTGATAAGGCGGCCGGCGTGCTCGCTTGGGGGCCCCGTACGAAGCACGGCAGCACCGACGGGGCCGTCGTGGGGGGTGGTGCTGATGCCCACCAAGTCACCACCAGCACCGGCTGGAAAATGGCCGTGCTGCTCGGGGGCCACAGCGGCAGCAGGGCCCTCCACCGGCTGCAAGATGACCGCGCTGCTCGGGCGGAACAACGGAAGTAGGGCCCGGGCACCACCCgcgctcctcatcgtactgccccgTGTTGGCGGCTGCGCTGCACACGGAGGTGGCCGCATGAAGACTGAAGATGCCCATCATGTTTCATGTATCCTGCCACTCCGATGGTGTGAAGTTAGCTGTTGTGATTGTTTGGGTGGTGCACAATAAGTGTTTGTTGGAATGCATATGGACAACGGGTAAGTGATTGACTTTGCAGCAGTAATTAGCAATGAAAAGGAAAAAATCCTAATGAAGATTGTGAGCATGTTTTTTACATTTGCACCTCAATACCTCATGCACCAGGATTATAATTTCTGCAGTTCTGGTCAAGCCAAGCAATCTTTAGCAAGAACTGCATCCACTCATCTGGTCTAACTTCCACCAATGAAATTGTGCATCCACATCTTTCTCTCTGTCCGAGAAAGCCCTTGCTGAATTTGTATGACAAGAGTGCTACCTCATGTTACATACATTCCATTGGGTACCAAATAAATTGTTTTCTGGCTAATTGCAGTAGAATTTAATTGGGAGGGCAAGTAATTATGGGTGATAACTACTTACTTTATTTTTGTACTCTTAGAGTCTTGTAGGATTTTGTAATTGGGCTGAGATTTGTTGTGTGAATCTGATTTTTACTCTTAAGAATCTTTGTCCATGAACACCATCTGTTGTTCGCCCATGCTCCACACTTTGCCGAAAAACATGAGGTATGTACGAAGCTAACCTGGAATTTCCTGATGGTCGTCTACATGTCCATGTTTCATACTCCTTTAGTATAATGCCATGTTTGGTTGCGCAGAATTCGTCGCGGAATTGAATTGGCAATGGAATACCAAATCAACAATTTCAATGGAATTCCAGTTTTGTTGTTTGGATGCGCATGGTATTCGTCCGTAGAATTAAGGCTGGAATGGAATTCCAAATCCTGTTTGGATGTACATAATGTGGAATTGAATTTTTACCATTTCAATAGTGTGTAAACAACATTTTAATAaggtttgtatttatgtggttggATTAGCTGCATTAGTAATCTAGAGCAGATCCTAGGATTAAAAATATTATATCACAATTTTTACTTATAGGTCCTCCAAGTCCAGGAATTGAAATTACCAACAGGTCCATTTTTTTACAA
This window encodes:
- the LOC123430440 gene encoding ent-isokaurene C2/C3-hydroxylase-like is translated as MFCTQLPAMESWLTLCCIAISTLLALWFSGGKSKPKKHLPPGPWTLPIIGSLHHVLGTLPHRSITDLCRRHGPLLLLKLGEVPTVVVSSAEAVAQVMKTNDIAFSNRQTTELQEIIGFGGKGIIFAPYGDHWRQMRKLCIVELLSSRQVKRMECIRAEEVGSLLRSIIRTTAAGATANLSEMFAVLGNNVVAQAAFGGKFTRQEEFLHAMDQIMDQLGGFCLVDLFPSSRLVRGLSNGERRIKRIRDLIEHIITEIIDERKVARAAGHGACNADDEDLLDVLLRLQGEDSTYPLTREIIVTVLFDMFAAASETTGTTLEWAMSELISHPEVMTKAQLEVRDVLGQGRAIISNSDLAELHYMQMVIKEVLRLHPPAALLPRKTREDCKIMGYDILKDTNIYINVFAISRDRRYWSNPEEFNPERFENNNVDYNGTSFEFTPFGGGRRQCPGIAFASSILVITLVNFLYHFDWMLPDDANSMSLDMSEKFGFTVRRRSDLLLRAIPHVCSKATHI